Proteins found in one Subtercola endophyticus genomic segment:
- a CDS encoding site-specific tyrosine recombinase XerD, with product MVDAGQGAAGIHSPSVASSVPASPAIHSPAPASSAIHSLVDGYLRHLTIERGLSRNTLSAYRRDLGRYEAWLAAQGIDSFEAIGEGEIGAFTRQLTTEVPDASTGVTAPLAASSVARIVSSVRGLHRFLAEEGQAPVNAAREVKPPKLPSRLPKAISIEQMTALLEATGGDEPAALRDRALLELLYATGARVSEVVALNVDDVAAVRGGSGAAGASSAAFAAGSSAADADFADAGFVRVLGKGSKQRLVPVGSFARAALDAYLVRVRPLYSARGRSTPALFLGLRGDRLTRQGAWLIIQAAARRAGLEAHISPHTFRHSFATHLIAGGADVRVVQDLLGHASVTTTQIYTHVTADTLRDMYQTAHPRAR from the coding sequence CTGGTGGATGCGGGGCAGGGGGCTGCGGGCATCCATTCGCCGTCGGTTGCTTCGTCGGTACCCGCTTCGCCAGCAATACATTCCCCGGCACCCGCATCGTCGGCAATACATTCGCTGGTCGACGGGTACCTGCGCCACCTCACCATCGAGCGCGGACTGTCTCGCAACACCCTGTCGGCATACCGGCGAGATCTCGGGCGGTACGAGGCGTGGCTCGCAGCTCAGGGCATCGATTCGTTCGAGGCCATCGGGGAGGGTGAGATCGGTGCGTTCACGCGGCAGCTGACGACCGAGGTGCCCGACGCCTCGACGGGTGTGACGGCTCCGCTCGCGGCATCGTCTGTGGCGCGAATCGTGTCGTCGGTGCGTGGGCTGCATCGGTTCCTGGCCGAAGAGGGGCAAGCGCCGGTCAACGCCGCCCGCGAGGTGAAGCCGCCGAAGCTGCCGAGCCGCTTGCCCAAGGCGATTTCGATCGAGCAGATGACGGCGCTGCTCGAGGCGACCGGGGGAGACGAGCCGGCGGCGCTTCGTGATCGGGCGCTGCTCGAGTTGTTGTACGCGACGGGGGCCCGGGTGTCTGAGGTGGTGGCGCTGAATGTGGATGATGTGGCCGCCGTGAGGGGCGGCTCTGGTGCGGCTGGCGCATCCTCTGCCGCCTTTGCGGCCGGCTCCTCTGCCGCCGACGCTGACTTCGCCGACGCCGGTTTTGTGCGGGTTCTGGGCAAGGGCAGCAAACAGCGGCTGGTGCCGGTGGGCAGTTTCGCCCGCGCGGCGCTCGACGCGTACCTCGTGCGGGTGCGCCCGCTGTATTCGGCACGAGGGCGGTCGACGCCGGCACTTTTTCTGGGGCTGCGCGGCGATCGGTTGACTCGGCAGGGGGCGTGGCTGATCATCCAGGCGGCGGCACGGCGAGCGGGGCTCGAGGCGCACATCTCGCCGCACACGTTTCGGCACTCGTTCGCGACCCACCTCATCGCGGGCGGTGCGGATGTTCGGGTCGTCCAAGACCTGCTCGGCCACGCCTCCGTCACCACCACGCAGATCTACACGCACGTGACGGCCGACACCCTGCGCGACATGTACCAGACGGCGCACCCCCGCGCGCGCTGA
- a CDS encoding NUDIX domain-containing protein produces the protein MPDELHDEPVDLTVSRSEKVFAGKIWDVRSETFDYNGKDTLREFVDHPGAVAVMAIDEDDRVLLIQQYRHPVRAREWEIPAGLLDISGEDFLVAAQRELAEEVDLQADSWNVLLDYATTPGGNNELIRIYLARGLRPTDEPFDREDEEADMQLRWVALDDIVAGVLGGALQNPSLVISSLAAVASRAGGWASLKPADEPWPEYRRLHN, from the coding sequence GTGCCTGACGAGCTTCACGACGAGCCGGTCGACCTCACCGTCAGCCGCAGCGAGAAGGTCTTCGCCGGCAAGATCTGGGATGTTCGCAGCGAGACGTTCGACTACAACGGCAAAGACACGCTGCGGGAGTTCGTCGATCATCCGGGCGCGGTCGCGGTGATGGCGATCGACGAGGATGATCGGGTGCTGCTCATTCAGCAGTACCGGCACCCCGTGCGCGCTCGCGAGTGGGAGATTCCTGCGGGGCTGCTCGACATTTCTGGCGAAGACTTTCTTGTCGCTGCGCAGCGCGAGCTCGCTGAAGAGGTCGATCTGCAGGCCGACAGCTGGAACGTGCTGCTCGACTACGCGACCACCCCTGGCGGCAACAACGAGCTGATTCGCATCTACCTGGCTCGAGGGTTGCGCCCGACCGACGAGCCGTTCGATCGTGAAGACGAAGAGGCCGACATGCAGCTTCGCTGGGTGGCGCTCGACGACATCGTGGCGGGAGTGCTCGGGGGAGCGCTGCAGAATCCGTCGCTGGTCATCTCGTCGCTCGCGGCTGTCGCGTCGCGTGCCGGGGGCTGGGCTTCACTCAAGCCCGCGGATGAGCCGTGGCCGGAGTACCGGCGGCTGCACAACTGA
- a CDS encoding CTP synthase: MSVRTGGPSKLTKHIFVTGGVVSSLGKGLTAASLGNLLTARGLHVVMQKLDPYLNVDPGTMNPFQHGEVFVTDDGAETDLDIGHYERFLDINLNQAANVTTGQIYSTVIAKERRGEYLGDTVQVIPHITDEIKRRMRLQAQGDDAPDVIITEIGGTVGDIESQPFLESARQVRHELGRRNVFFVHVSLVPFMNASGEQKTKPTQHSVAALRSIGIQPDALVLRSDRPVSDSNKRKIALMCDVDEDAVVNAIDVPSIYDIPTMLHEQHLDEYITDHFGLPATEVDWSGWSTLLEAVHEPKHEVTIGLVGKYIDLPDAYLSVTEALKAGGFAHRTKVNLKWIASDSCETPEMAAKELGDIDGICVPGGFGVRGIEGKLGALRFARENGIPSLGLCLGLQCMVIEYARNVVGLEDASSSEFNPDTPFPVIATMAEQVDIIAGGDLGGTMRLGLYEAKLASGSLVEELYDAPTVEERHRHRYEVNNNYRGQIADAGLWFSGTSPDDHLVEFVELPRDVHPYYVGTQAHPELRSRPNRAHPLFDGLIVAALERQEASRLFAAEV, from the coding sequence GTGTCAGTTCGAACAGGGGGGCCTTCGAAACTGACGAAGCACATCTTCGTGACCGGTGGTGTCGTCTCGAGCCTCGGTAAGGGGCTGACCGCTGCGAGCCTCGGAAACCTGCTGACCGCACGCGGGTTGCACGTGGTCATGCAGAAGCTCGACCCGTATCTGAACGTCGACCCGGGAACGATGAATCCGTTCCAGCACGGCGAAGTGTTCGTGACCGACGACGGCGCTGAGACCGACCTCGATATCGGGCATTACGAGCGTTTTCTCGACATCAACCTGAACCAGGCCGCGAACGTCACCACCGGCCAGATCTATTCGACGGTCATCGCCAAAGAGCGTCGCGGTGAGTACCTCGGTGACACGGTTCAGGTCATTCCGCACATCACCGACGAGATCAAGCGCCGCATGCGCCTGCAGGCGCAGGGCGACGACGCGCCCGATGTGATCATCACCGAGATCGGCGGCACCGTCGGAGACATCGAGTCGCAGCCGTTTCTCGAATCGGCCCGCCAGGTTCGTCACGAGCTCGGGCGCCGCAATGTTTTTTTCGTGCACGTTTCGCTTGTGCCGTTCATGAACGCCTCGGGCGAGCAGAAGACGAAGCCGACGCAGCACTCTGTGGCGGCACTGCGTTCCATCGGTATTCAGCCGGATGCTCTCGTGCTGCGCAGCGACCGGCCCGTCTCCGACTCGAACAAGCGCAAGATCGCGCTGATGTGCGACGTCGACGAAGACGCTGTGGTGAACGCGATCGACGTGCCGAGCATCTACGACATTCCGACCATGCTGCATGAGCAGCACCTCGACGAATACATCACCGATCACTTCGGTCTGCCGGCCACCGAGGTCGACTGGTCGGGGTGGTCGACGTTGCTCGAGGCGGTGCACGAACCCAAACACGAGGTGACCATCGGCCTGGTGGGTAAGTACATCGACCTGCCCGATGCGTACCTCTCGGTCACCGAGGCACTGAAGGCCGGCGGGTTCGCCCACCGCACGAAGGTCAACCTGAAGTGGATCGCCAGCGACAGCTGCGAGACGCCCGAGATGGCCGCGAAAGAGCTCGGCGACATCGACGGCATCTGCGTGCCGGGCGGTTTCGGCGTGCGCGGCATCGAAGGCAAGCTCGGCGCCCTGCGGTTCGCCCGTGAGAACGGAATTCCGAGTCTCGGTCTGTGTCTCGGCCTGCAGTGCATGGTGATCGAGTACGCACGCAACGTCGTGGGTCTCGAAGACGCGTCGTCGAGCGAGTTCAACCCCGACACGCCGTTTCCCGTCATCGCGACGATGGCCGAGCAGGTCGACATCATCGCGGGCGGCGACCTCGGCGGCACGATGCGCCTGGGCCTCTACGAAGCGAAGCTCGCTTCGGGTTCGCTGGTCGAAGAGCTCTACGATGCTCCGACCGTCGAAGAGCGTCACCGCCACCGTTACGAGGTCAACAACAACTACCGCGGTCAGATCGCCGATGCGGGGTTGTGGTTCTCCGGCACCTCGCCCGACGACCACCTGGTGGAGTTCGTCGAGCTGCCTCGGGATGTTCATCCGTACTATGTCGGAACGCAGGCGCATCCTGAACTGAGGTCGCGCCCGAACCGCGCGCATCCGCTGTTCGACGGGCTGATCGTCGCCGCGCTCGAGCGGCAAGAAGCCAGCCGGCTCTTCGCGGCGGAGGTGTGA